From Deferrisoma camini S3R1, the proteins below share one genomic window:
- a CDS encoding tetratricopeptide repeat protein, whose translation MQKCPHCGSANVRKSRRYKAERTLLRPFPAWFRCRECRKRFVGTDWPLARRWAAGAAAVVGVMWLGAVVWPEGGQPGGQPTPAPGTTESVPAAAHLPALDVELTGEALRAAAERGDPEAQHRLGLELLQTFREEGDPAVLAEAVHLLKEAAGRGNPRSQLVLGALYENGRGVIQDFREAAGWYRRAAENGEADAMLRLGLMAEAGRGMDRDLVEAYVWLNLAAARGATEAEIRREAVRRQLTLQQVARGQDRCRALDTRIPPLPPR comes from the coding sequence ATGCAGAAGTGCCCCCACTGCGGCAGCGCGAACGTCCGAAAATCGAGGCGGTACAAGGCCGAGCGGACCCTTCTGCGGCCGTTTCCGGCATGGTTCCGGTGCCGGGAGTGCCGAAAGCGGTTCGTGGGTACCGACTGGCCGCTGGCCCGCCGGTGGGCGGCCGGGGCGGCAGCCGTTGTCGGCGTGATGTGGTTGGGAGCCGTGGTCTGGCCCGAGGGGGGACAACCCGGAGGGCAGCCCACCCCCGCCCCGGGCACGACCGAGAGCGTGCCGGCCGCCGCGCACCTTCCCGCCCTGGACGTGGAGCTGACGGGCGAAGCCCTGCGTGCGGCGGCCGAGCGGGGGGACCCCGAGGCCCAGCACCGGCTCGGTCTGGAACTGCTCCAGACCTTCCGCGAGGAGGGCGACCCTGCGGTTCTGGCCGAGGCTGTCCACCTGCTCAAGGAGGCCGCGGGCCGGGGAAACCCCCGATCCCAGCTCGTGCTCGGGGCCCTGTACGAGAACGGCCGGGGGGTGATCCAGGACTTCCGGGAGGCCGCGGGGTGGTACCGGCGGGCGGCCGAGAACGGCGAGGCCGATGCCATGCTGCGGCTCGGCCTGATGGCCGAGGCCGGCCGTGGGATGGACCGGGACCTCGTGGAGGCCTACGTGTGGCTCAACCTGGCCGCGGCCCGGGGGGCCACCGAGGCCGAGATCCGGCGCGAGGCCGTGCGACGGCAGCTCACCCTCCAACAGGTGGCTCGGGGTCAGGACCGCTGCCGGGCGCTCGACACCCGCATTCCCCCCCTCCCGCCCCGGTAG